In the Rhodothermaceae bacterium genome, one interval contains:
- the dapB gene encoding 4-hydroxy-tetrahydrodipicolinate reductase, with translation MSVSLRIAIAGTGRMGEAIEACVRSRGHAIIERFNRKNPVTESALGCNPDVVIDFTQPEVVLSHITKYCKTNTAAVIGTTGWDDEIEEVQNLVSSYEASVLYSSNYSLGIQILLQALHALGPLLDELPEFDVAVHELHHTAKLDSPSGTAINLAAQLVETLQRKERWGTPSTPYDPSQLEVVSTRLGHVFGQHRVMIDGPADRIILEHTAKNRGGFALGAVRAAEWIQGRTGFFTLQDMLAEWLAGSTIK, from the coding sequence ATGTCTGTTTCTTTACGAATTGCTATAGCTGGTACGGGTCGCATGGGCGAGGCCATAGAAGCGTGTGTACGCTCGCGTGGACACGCTATCATCGAGCGGTTCAACCGCAAAAACCCCGTAACGGAATCGGCTCTAGGATGCAATCCTGATGTCGTGATTGACTTCACACAACCCGAGGTTGTGCTCTCACACATCACCAAGTACTGCAAGACGAACACAGCTGCCGTAATTGGGACCACAGGATGGGATGACGAAATTGAAGAGGTTCAAAATCTTGTCAGTTCCTATGAGGCAAGTGTGCTCTACAGTTCCAATTATTCACTGGGGATACAGATCCTTCTTCAGGCGTTACACGCTCTTGGGCCGCTTCTGGACGAGTTGCCTGAGTTTGATGTGGCTGTGCATGAGTTGCATCATACAGCAAAGCTGGATTCACCAAGCGGCACCGCAATCAATTTGGCGGCGCAGTTGGTTGAAACTCTTCAGAGAAAGGAAAGGTGGGGCACCCCGTCTACGCCATATGATCCCTCCCAACTTGAGGTTGTGTCCACTCGGCTTGGTCATGTATTCGGGCAGCATCGGGTCATGATTGATGGTCCTGCGGATCGCATTATACTGGAGCACACCGCCAAGAATCGGGGAGGATTTGCTCTCGGGGCAGTGCGGGCGGCAGAGTGGATACAGGGACGAACAGGATTTTTCACACTTCAAGATATGCTCGCCGAATGGCTTGCAGGCTCCACAATCAAATAG
- a CDS encoding T9SS type A sorting domain-containing protein, whose amino-acid sequence MRHPMKQNVTETLPLSCKACLFASVLLFAFPVQAQDQTVGLMRNDPGAYEGYTLITPILHPSVYLINLEGQNVHKWDASAAFGSTNRLLPDGALLRVSAAPNSWRDVQGLSGRLEIIEWDGSVRWQYDFVADTYMLHHDVVPLPNGNLLGIVWDRRDMDAITSVGYDPANLADDQNQILSERIVEFKPILPDTIEIVWQWDSWDHLVQDHNPLLSDTYAERISDHPGRIDVNTSVGGDWLHFNALDYNEELDVIAVSASFIDEFWIIDHSPSTEEARGNAGGNFGLGGQLLYRWGNPRIYGAGGEEDQTLHFLHSVLWISDGLPGAGNLLVFENGVGQPEGNFSTVHELVLPYMEDSYGDAVWYAQDLDGSFQDPETAWDYSAPGEFYSDFISGQQRLPNGNTLIAEGMTGRIFELAAGSDQLIWEYVNPVVQTGPLSQGDPIPPFGPPGSVRLQNGVFRALRYGVDFEGFSDKDLSPVGPIELRTTAEIPDRRFELSPSYPNPFRDQVSLSIQVDEPMHIELDVFNVLGQKVTTLTNEFHAVGTYNYVFNAEALPPGIYLCRATSEYHSSTISLIHR is encoded by the coding sequence ATGCGTCATCCCATGAAACAAAATGTGACCGAGACCTTGCCGCTATCCTGCAAGGCTTGCCTTTTCGCCTCTGTTCTGCTGTTTGCATTTCCAGTACAGGCACAGGATCAAACCGTGGGACTTATGCGCAACGATCCCGGTGCATATGAAGGGTACACCTTGATTACGCCGATACTCCACCCTAGCGTCTATTTGATCAATCTGGAAGGACAAAACGTGCATAAATGGGATGCCAGTGCCGCATTTGGAAGCACCAACCGACTATTGCCTGACGGGGCTCTTCTCAGAGTTTCTGCCGCTCCTAATTCATGGAGGGATGTTCAAGGTCTCTCAGGACGGCTCGAAATTATCGAATGGGATGGCTCAGTACGGTGGCAGTACGACTTTGTAGCCGATACATATATGCTCCACCATGACGTGGTCCCGCTGCCAAATGGCAACCTGCTTGGAATCGTCTGGGATCGGCGGGATATGGATGCGATTACCTCTGTAGGCTATGACCCTGCCAATCTCGCTGACGATCAGAATCAGATATTGAGCGAGCGAATTGTCGAATTCAAACCGATATTGCCCGATACGATAGAAATCGTATGGCAGTGGGATTCCTGGGACCATCTTGTTCAAGATCATAACCCGCTACTATCGGATACCTATGCTGAACGTATTTCTGACCATCCCGGGCGCATTGATGTCAATACCTCTGTCGGTGGTGACTGGCTCCACTTCAATGCACTGGATTACAACGAGGAACTGGATGTGATCGCAGTCAGTGCATCGTTTATTGATGAATTTTGGATCATTGACCATAGCCCCTCAACAGAAGAAGCACGCGGAAATGCGGGAGGAAATTTTGGATTAGGAGGCCAACTATTGTACCGCTGGGGCAATCCCCGGATATATGGTGCAGGAGGTGAGGAAGATCAGACACTGCACTTCCTTCATTCTGTCCTGTGGATTTCTGACGGTTTGCCTGGGGCAGGGAATTTGCTCGTATTCGAGAATGGAGTCGGGCAGCCGGAAGGGAATTTCTCAACGGTCCATGAACTCGTACTCCCGTACATGGAAGATTCCTATGGAGATGCAGTCTGGTACGCCCAGGACCTGGATGGATCCTTTCAGGATCCTGAGACTGCCTGGGATTACTCAGCGCCAGGCGAATTCTATAGCGACTTCATCTCCGGTCAACAACGCCTTCCTAATGGAAATACGTTGATTGCGGAGGGAATGACGGGGCGTATTTTTGAACTTGCAGCAGGGTCGGATCAACTCATCTGGGAATACGTCAACCCCGTAGTACAAACCGGCCCTTTATCGCAGGGAGACCCGATTCCTCCATTTGGCCCTCCGGGCTCGGTCCGCCTGCAGAATGGAGTCTTTCGTGCGCTGCGCTATGGGGTTGACTTCGAAGGATTTTCTGACAAAGACCTTTCCCCAGTTGGACCTATCGAACTCAGGACCACTGCTGAAATCCCCGATCGACGTTTCGAGCTATCGCCTAGCTATCCAAATCCATTTCGGGATCAGGTATCCCTATCCATACAGGTTGATGAGCCGATGCACATCGAGCTGGACGTCTTTAACGTACTTGGTCAAAAGGTGACGACGCTGACCAATGAGTTTCATGCTGTGGGGACCTACAATTATGTTTTCAATGCTGAAGCACTGCCGCCGGGGATTTATTTATGCAGAGCCACCTCCGAATATCATTCAAGTACGATCTCGTTGATTCATCGTTAG
- the thrA gene encoding bifunctional aspartate kinase/homoserine dehydrogenase I yields the protein MPNGDQKSPVARRATEQTPNKLLQVVKFGGTSVGSTRAIQQAIRLVQDIPGGIQRVVVVSAMAGVTDRLLGAIEISFGAEEPVQSSIQELREQHERVLNELVTEEEKQGVRQQLDALWDELERLLRGIALIGECSARTRDAILSIGERAFAPLLSAAFRSMGEQSIAVDARDLIRTDDNYGDAYVDFEESTRTIQTYFQGFSSSQITVVTGYIASASDGSTTTLGRSGSDFTATILGSVLRARRVVIWTDVDGVLSADPRDVPEAFPLARLSYTEAAEMAYFGARVLHPRTMRPVQTLGIPLLIKNSLNPKAPGTLISNESQSVELRVKAISTIRDVAVIMLEGNGMLGVPGIAARAFVSLADQKINVLMIAQASSEHSICMVVREVAADAAVKTLRNVFAGELAKRDISGIYAIPRCAIVSAVGDRMRHHPGLAGRMFATLGRSRVNVLSIAQGAAETNISAVVRDDEVRRAVRALHEAFPLGRLRAHICLLGPGRVGAHLLQLLADQKENLLERVKLNVRLVGLANSQKMLWNPDGLAFDTAVSDLAHGSPANLNWLLEQLGASRLERIIVVDATASEEVASYYPDFLELGFGVVTANKLANTLDLPFYQRLQKAAKRRGVAFRYETTVGAAIPVISTIKDLVRSGDRVHKIEGVFSGTLAYVFNSLDAGESFSSIVESAHKEGWTEPDPADDLSGEDVARKLLILAREIGLEVERNDIRVESLLPAGLKAESPQALFKELTAVDQEWKERVDEAKSRGERLRYIARLEGNQLDVSVQAVPDDSPFATASGRGNIIVFTTDRYNDEPLVVQGPGAGLGVTAGGLLMDLIHSAELMP from the coding sequence ATGCCGAACGGTGACCAGAAAAGTCCGGTCGCGCGCAGGGCCACGGAGCAGACCCCAAATAAGCTATTACAGGTTGTCAAGTTTGGAGGAACTTCGGTAGGCAGTACGCGGGCCATCCAGCAAGCGATTCGCCTAGTTCAGGATATTCCCGGGGGGATCCAGCGCGTTGTCGTGGTTTCTGCGATGGCAGGAGTCACGGATCGGTTATTGGGAGCCATAGAGATTTCTTTTGGGGCAGAGGAGCCTGTACAGAGCTCCATTCAGGAGTTACGTGAGCAGCATGAGCGAGTCCTGAACGAGTTGGTGACCGAAGAGGAAAAACAGGGCGTAAGACAGCAGTTGGATGCACTCTGGGATGAACTGGAAAGGCTATTGCGGGGGATTGCTCTCATCGGAGAATGCTCCGCTCGTACTAGGGATGCGATTTTAAGTATTGGTGAACGGGCATTTGCTCCACTGCTCTCTGCGGCGTTCCGCTCTATGGGAGAACAATCCATTGCGGTGGATGCTCGAGATTTGATCCGAACGGACGATAACTATGGGGATGCATATGTAGACTTTGAAGAGTCTACGCGCACGATCCAAACGTATTTTCAGGGTTTTTCATCAAGTCAGATTACCGTAGTGACGGGATATATCGCATCCGCGTCCGATGGATCAACGACAACACTTGGGCGCTCAGGGAGTGATTTTACAGCAACAATTCTCGGTTCTGTATTACGTGCAAGACGGGTCGTGATCTGGACCGATGTGGATGGAGTCTTATCTGCGGATCCCCGTGATGTCCCCGAGGCGTTTCCATTGGCTCGCCTGAGTTATACTGAAGCGGCAGAAATGGCCTACTTCGGTGCTCGTGTCTTGCATCCGAGGACCATGCGGCCGGTGCAAACACTGGGAATTCCACTGCTCATCAAAAACTCACTAAATCCCAAAGCACCAGGTACGCTGATTTCGAATGAGTCTCAATCGGTTGAGCTCAGAGTAAAAGCAATCTCTACGATTCGGGATGTCGCAGTGATCATGCTGGAGGGCAATGGCATGTTAGGTGTGCCAGGAATCGCTGCACGCGCCTTTGTATCCCTGGCGGATCAAAAGATTAATGTGCTTATGATCGCGCAGGCCTCCAGCGAACACAGTATCTGTATGGTTGTGCGCGAAGTGGCCGCAGACGCAGCCGTAAAAACGCTTCGAAATGTCTTTGCAGGAGAATTGGCAAAACGAGACATCAGTGGTATTTACGCGATCCCCAGATGTGCGATTGTTTCTGCAGTAGGTGACCGCATGCGGCACCATCCGGGGCTAGCAGGGCGAATGTTCGCCACATTGGGACGCAGTCGGGTGAATGTGTTGTCCATCGCACAAGGGGCTGCGGAAACAAATATTTCAGCGGTGGTCCGCGATGACGAGGTGCGACGCGCCGTACGAGCTCTCCATGAGGCATTCCCTTTGGGGCGCCTGCGGGCGCATATATGTCTATTGGGACCGGGACGGGTTGGAGCCCATTTATTGCAACTTCTTGCGGATCAGAAAGAGAATCTACTGGAGCGGGTTAAGTTGAATGTGCGACTTGTTGGTCTTGCGAATTCTCAAAAAATGCTCTGGAACCCGGATGGGCTTGCGTTTGATACAGCGGTTTCGGATCTCGCCCATGGATCGCCAGCCAATTTGAACTGGCTTTTGGAACAGTTGGGTGCTAGTCGGCTGGAACGAATCATTGTCGTTGATGCAACTGCGAGTGAGGAGGTTGCTTCCTACTATCCCGATTTTCTTGAGCTTGGATTCGGGGTCGTTACCGCAAATAAGTTGGCCAATACTCTGGATTTACCATTTTATCAGCGACTCCAGAAGGCAGCTAAGCGACGCGGTGTGGCTTTCCGATATGAAACGACAGTAGGTGCTGCAATTCCGGTTATTTCCACGATAAAGGATTTGGTACGATCAGGGGATCGGGTTCATAAGATTGAAGGGGTTTTCTCCGGTACGTTGGCCTATGTATTCAACAGCTTGGATGCTGGAGAATCGTTCTCGTCAATTGTAGAGAGTGCTCATAAGGAGGGGTGGACAGAGCCCGATCCGGCTGATGATTTGAGTGGGGAAGATGTTGCTAGGAAATTGTTGATTCTGGCTCGGGAGATCGGCCTGGAAGTCGAGCGAAATGATATCCGAGTCGAATCTTTGCTGCCGGCAGGACTCAAGGCGGAAAGTCCTCAAGCGCTGTTCAAAGAACTTACAGCTGTTGACCAGGAGTGGAAAGAAAGAGTAGACGAGGCGAAGAGCCGTGGTGAGCGGCTACGCTACATCGCCAGGCTTGAAGGGAACCAACTGGATGTAAGTGTCCAGGCGGTACCAGATGACTCCCCGTTTGCCACGGCATCTGGGCGGGGGAATATTATTGTATTTACCACGGATCGCTACAATGATGAGCCGCTGGTTGTACAAGGTCCGGGTGCAGGGCTTGGGGTAACTGCAGGAGGGCTCTTAATGGATCTCATCCACTCGGCAGAGTTGATGCCCTAG
- the gyrA gene encoding DNA gyrase subunit A has protein sequence MTDIISGIGEDEEGRIVPLSITEEMESSYIDYSMSVIVGRALPDVRDGLKPAHRRVLYGMNELGLTPGSTYKKSARIVGEVLGKYHPHGDSSVYDTMVRMAQDFSLRYPLVDGQGNFGSVDGDSAAAMRYTEARLTRLASELLRDIRQETVDYQENFDGSLEEPVVLPAALPNLLVNGGDGIAVGMATKIPPHNLREVASAIIAYIDNPEIDTLGLMEYIPGPDFPTGGIICGTSGIHSAYHTGRGRILVRARMHEEELSSGRIALVITEIPYQVNKAVLVEKIAELVRDKRIQDISDLRDESDRDGMRIVVELKKDAQAQVVENKLYKYSRCQQSFGANLVALVHGRPQTLTLKDAVVHFVDHRHEVVTRRTQHQLSEVQKQAHILEGLVISLDHLDAVITMIRESVDVDEARTCLIEGIWPSKLTPAQLERLGLSVTAPGSTDHGRETWLTEAQANAILALRLSRLTGLERDKILEDFQSKKEEIARLTEILDSEELRMDIIKDELQELADKYGDDRRTEIDPLAGDDILIEDLIDNHRVVVTISHQGITKRTPLDDFQAQGRGGMGARGSTLRDEDYLEHLFVSYNLDYLLIFTDHGQCYYLRVYNIPAGGRTARGRSIRNLIPISSDDRIRAVLPVSREDFLDEEFLKSHYILMATRRGLLKKTALWAYRRPRKNGLIAIRIREGDAVLEARLTDGNAQIVMASSGGFANRRSEKRIRAVGRVSQGVIGIRMSEDQRVVGMVVVSEETERTLLTVSANGYGKRSAISDYPERIGAGKGVIAQKINEKTGSLVAIRGVLDSDDLMIITQNGNLIRQVVNKISVLGRATQGVRLIRLREDDAIADVTRVILEDDEADQDALPNED, from the coding sequence ATGACGGATATTATTTCTGGAATCGGAGAGGATGAGGAGGGACGAATAGTCCCTCTGAGTATCACCGAGGAAATGGAATCTTCCTACATTGATTATTCAATGTCGGTGATTGTAGGGCGGGCCCTCCCGGATGTTCGGGATGGATTGAAACCCGCTCATCGGCGTGTCCTGTATGGTATGAATGAACTGGGATTAACGCCCGGGTCCACCTATAAAAAGAGTGCTCGTATTGTTGGGGAGGTGTTGGGGAAGTACCATCCGCACGGAGATTCGTCCGTCTATGACACCATGGTGCGGATGGCTCAGGATTTTTCATTGCGCTATCCGCTCGTAGACGGTCAGGGCAATTTTGGATCTGTCGACGGTGATTCCGCCGCCGCAATGCGGTATACAGAGGCGCGCCTGACGCGTCTTGCGTCTGAGCTGCTTCGCGACATCCGACAGGAAACTGTGGATTATCAGGAAAATTTTGACGGTTCTCTAGAAGAGCCCGTTGTTTTGCCTGCGGCGCTTCCTAACCTGTTGGTGAATGGCGGTGATGGGATCGCTGTTGGGATGGCAACTAAAATCCCTCCTCATAATCTCAGAGAAGTCGCTTCGGCGATCATTGCATACATCGATAATCCCGAGATAGATACGCTGGGGCTGATGGAGTATATTCCCGGTCCGGATTTCCCAACGGGGGGAATTATCTGTGGGACGAGTGGGATTCACTCCGCTTATCATACTGGGCGAGGACGGATTCTTGTGCGGGCTCGTATGCATGAGGAGGAGCTAAGCAGCGGAAGGATTGCTCTTGTGATTACAGAGATCCCATATCAGGTCAATAAGGCTGTCCTAGTGGAAAAGATTGCCGAACTGGTGCGAGATAAGCGGATCCAGGATATCAGCGATCTACGTGATGAGAGTGACCGGGATGGCATGCGGATCGTCGTTGAATTGAAGAAAGATGCCCAGGCCCAGGTTGTTGAAAACAAGCTCTACAAATACTCCAGATGCCAGCAGTCGTTTGGGGCAAACTTGGTGGCTCTTGTCCATGGACGACCGCAGACACTGACACTGAAAGATGCGGTCGTTCATTTTGTCGACCATCGGCATGAAGTCGTGACGCGGCGTACGCAGCATCAACTCAGCGAAGTTCAGAAGCAGGCGCACATCCTGGAAGGCCTTGTAATCTCGCTGGACCATCTTGATGCGGTCATTACGATGATTCGCGAGTCTGTCGATGTGGATGAGGCCCGGACCTGCCTGATCGAAGGCATCTGGCCGTCCAAACTAACCCCAGCGCAACTTGAGCGGCTGGGCCTTTCGGTAACTGCTCCGGGATCTACGGATCACGGCAGAGAAACCTGGCTGACTGAGGCGCAGGCAAACGCCATCCTTGCGCTTCGGTTAAGTCGATTGACAGGATTGGAGCGGGACAAGATTCTAGAAGATTTCCAATCCAAAAAAGAAGAAATCGCTCGCCTGACTGAGATCCTGGATAGTGAGGAGCTGCGGATGGATATCATTAAGGACGAACTCCAGGAGCTCGCAGATAAATATGGTGATGATCGTCGCACAGAGATTGATCCTTTGGCTGGGGATGACATCCTCATTGAGGATCTAATCGATAATCATAGGGTGGTCGTGACGATATCACATCAGGGGATCACGAAAAGAACTCCCCTGGACGATTTTCAGGCGCAAGGCCGTGGTGGAATGGGGGCACGAGGGAGTACACTTCGCGATGAGGATTATCTGGAGCATTTGTTCGTCTCGTATAACCTTGACTATCTATTGATTTTCACGGATCACGGTCAATGCTATTATTTGAGGGTGTATAATATTCCGGCTGGCGGCCGTACTGCGCGCGGGCGAAGTATTAGGAACCTGATCCCGATCTCATCGGATGATCGTATTCGAGCCGTGTTGCCGGTAAGCCGGGAAGACTTCCTCGACGAAGAATTTCTGAAGTCCCACTATATCCTGATGGCAACGCGCAGAGGACTTCTCAAAAAAACGGCGCTGTGGGCGTATCGTAGGCCTCGGAAAAATGGACTCATAGCGATCAGGATCCGGGAGGGAGATGCGGTACTGGAGGCTCGCCTGACAGACGGGAATGCTCAGATTGTTATGGCTTCTTCAGGAGGATTTGCCAATCGGCGTTCTGAAAAACGCATACGAGCCGTGGGGAGAGTCTCGCAAGGAGTGATCGGAATCAGGATGTCGGAAGATCAGCGGGTTGTCGGGATGGTGGTTGTATCCGAAGAAACGGAGCGGACACTTCTAACCGTCAGTGCAAATGGCTATGGCAAACGTTCGGCAATCAGCGATTATCCAGAAAGGATCGGTGCTGGAAAGGGAGTCATCGCACAAAAAATCAACGAGAAAACCGGTTCGCTTGTAGCCATTCGCGGAGTGCTGGACTCCGATGATTTGATGATTATTACCCAGAATGGAAATCTGATTCGGCAAGTTGTAAACAAGATCTCAGTGCTCGGACGGGCTACGCAAGGTGTTCGACTCATTCGACTCAGAGAAGATGATGCGATCGCTGATGTCACCCGCGTTATTTTAGAAGACGATGAAGCGGATCAGGATGCTCTACCGAACGAGGATTAG
- a CDS encoding 4-hydroxy-tetrahydrodipicolinate synthase, whose amino-acid sequence MIFTGSATALVTPFSGDGLIDEAAFCNLIDRQIQSGSSAVVVLGTTGENATITPKERSRLSAIAVEQVAGRVPLIIGTGNNSTSESIAFSVEADRLGADGLLVVGPYYNKPPQRGFKAHVAAIADATSCPIILYNVPGRTGFDASTESILEMAHEIPSVAGVKEASGDLAKVADLVQGRPEGFAVYSGDDEWTLFFLALGADGVISVVSNVLPRLMSRLVRLGLEGELKEASQVHYTLLRAMRACFLDTNPIPAKAVLAKLGYAESTLRLPLVAISAEQEEVIMSEFLTALEAEEA is encoded by the coding sequence ATGATTTTTACAGGTTCAGCAACGGCGCTGGTCACTCCCTTTTCTGGAGACGGATTGATTGACGAAGCTGCTTTTTGTAACCTGATTGATCGTCAAATCCAATCAGGCTCTTCCGCAGTGGTCGTATTGGGCACGACCGGAGAAAATGCAACCATTACTCCGAAGGAGCGAAGCAGGCTTTCGGCCATTGCAGTGGAGCAGGTTGCTGGCCGGGTTCCTCTGATTATTGGGACTGGAAATAACTCGACCAGTGAAAGTATTGCGTTCTCGGTCGAAGCAGATCGTCTGGGAGCAGACGGATTGCTTGTTGTGGGCCCCTACTACAATAAGCCACCACAAAGGGGGTTCAAGGCACATGTAGCGGCGATTGCAGACGCTACGTCGTGTCCGATCATTCTCTATAATGTTCCAGGGCGTACAGGCTTTGATGCAAGCACCGAATCGATTCTTGAGATGGCACACGAGATTCCCTCAGTGGCAGGTGTGAAAGAGGCATCGGGTGACTTGGCGAAGGTTGCAGACCTTGTCCAGGGACGGCCGGAAGGGTTTGCCGTCTATTCTGGAGATGATGAATGGACTTTATTCTTTTTGGCTCTTGGCGCAGATGGGGTGATCTCAGTGGTCAGCAACGTTCTTCCGCGTCTGATGAGTCGACTGGTTCGATTGGGTCTAGAGGGTGAACTCAAGGAAGCATCACAGGTCCATTACACTCTATTAAGGGCCATGCGCGCCTGTTTTCTGGATACCAACCCGATACCGGCGAAGGCAGTCCTGGCCAAGCTCGGATACGCGGAGTCTACCCTACGTCTGCCTCTGGTTGCAATATCGGCGGAGCAGGAAGAGGTCATTATGTCTGAATTTCTGACCGCACTGGAAGCGGAGGAGGCCTAA
- a CDS encoding aryl-sulfate sulfotransferase, with amino-acid sequence MTSALKYSLLAFAFSFLLGCDSGPMDPGTTEKGLGHLITSESLVLNPTGYTPLSAELKLQTTQPVQVELEIASRNDDEENLIHRFEETGTSFTLPVLGLYASHSNTLHIRFYDNANQLLGEETRPIDTPHRLQELPTINVRVNTGRKKPGMNLVSYFGHTNRELPQIPFIFDQYGHIRWYANMDAHPVLGNLFYDVGVERLENGNLYFGDGSSGRLVEMDMLGRVVNEWPLPGYTFHHHVLELPNGNLLATVNKHGLPTIEDHILEIDRESGVIVQVWDLRQSLDSRRRIWSSNSRDWFHANGLAYDEEKDAIIVSGRVQGTVKLTRDNELIWLLAPHRGWNRSGNGTDLNTKLLQPLDANGMPITDTRVLAGFSDHSEFSWAWYQHAPKLTPQGTLFLFDNGDNRHYQGQPVFSRAVEYRIDDEAMTIQQVWEYGRERGHTTYSGIVSDVDYHQDENTVVFMPGANFENGPNGKTVEVDYATKDVVYEAVIRNDGEAMYGITFHRIERLPIYPHNQ; translated from the coding sequence ATGACATCTGCCCTGAAATATTCTCTCCTCGCTTTTGCCTTCTCTTTCCTGCTTGGCTGTGATAGTGGCCCCATGGATCCGGGAACGACCGAGAAAGGACTTGGGCATCTGATCACGAGTGAAAGCCTAGTCCTAAATCCAACTGGCTATACCCCCCTTTCGGCAGAGCTCAAGCTGCAAACCACGCAACCCGTCCAAGTAGAACTGGAAATCGCAAGCCGCAACGATGATGAAGAAAATCTCATCCACCGCTTTGAAGAAACCGGCACGTCATTTACACTCCCGGTACTCGGTCTCTACGCTTCGCACAGCAACACCTTGCATATTCGATTCTATGACAATGCGAATCAATTACTGGGAGAGGAAACCCGTCCTATTGATACCCCACATCGCTTACAGGAACTCCCAACCATCAATGTTCGCGTCAATACAGGGCGAAAAAAGCCGGGTATGAACCTAGTGAGTTACTTCGGACACACCAATCGTGAGTTGCCACAAATCCCGTTCATTTTTGATCAATATGGGCATATTCGATGGTATGCCAATATGGATGCACATCCTGTGCTGGGAAATCTGTTTTATGACGTCGGAGTTGAGCGCCTCGAAAACGGTAATCTCTACTTCGGCGACGGTAGTAGCGGGCGTCTGGTTGAGATGGACATGTTGGGCAGAGTCGTCAATGAGTGGCCTCTGCCGGGGTACACCTTTCACCATCACGTTCTTGAACTCCCGAACGGAAATTTATTGGCAACGGTCAACAAACATGGACTCCCCACCATAGAGGATCATATCCTGGAAATTGACCGCGAGAGTGGAGTCATTGTGCAAGTATGGGATCTTAGACAGTCGCTGGATTCACGGCGGCGCATATGGAGTAGTAATTCTAGAGACTGGTTCCACGCAAATGGCCTGGCCTATGACGAAGAGAAAGATGCGATCATCGTGTCTGGACGTGTCCAAGGGACCGTAAAGCTGACTCGTGACAATGAATTGATTTGGCTTTTGGCTCCGCATAGAGGTTGGAACCGATCCGGGAATGGGACGGACCTTAACACCAAACTCTTGCAACCCCTGGATGCAAATGGGATGCCCATCACAGATACCCGGGTACTTGCAGGGTTTAGTGACCATTCGGAATTCTCGTGGGCGTGGTATCAGCATGCACCCAAGTTAACGCCACAGGGGACCCTGTTTTTATTCGACAATGGGGACAACCGACATTACCAAGGACAGCCTGTATTCAGCCGGGCGGTCGAATATCGAATTGATGACGAGGCGATGACGATTCAGCAGGTTTGGGAATATGGCCGTGAACGCGGCCATACAACCTATTCAGGCATCGTATCGGATGTTGATTATCACCAGGACGAGAATACCGTCGTCTTCATGCCCGGTGCCAATTTTGAAAACGGGCCCAACGGGAAAACGGTTGAAGTTGATTACGCCACAAAGGATGTGGTCTATGAAGCTGTCATACGAAATGACGGAGAAGCAATGTACGGAATTACGTTTCACCGCATTGAACGCCTTCCCATTTATCCACACAATCAATAG